Genomic segment of Malania oleifera isolate guangnan ecotype guangnan chromosome 7, ASM2987363v1, whole genome shotgun sequence:
CCCCTCAAGTGTATTTCCTTCAGAGTTCAGAGTCCTTCCCCCTCtgctcttcttctttcttcttcttctccccttTCCCTTCTTTCTAATTTCTCCCTTGGCAGGAGATCCTTGATGCTGtctcgcatcatttggtatcggAGCCCAAAGTCAATCTCTGTTCTTCCATTTCAGTACGCCATTTGTCCCTCTcactttttctcttcttctttccaATTCTCTCTGTtaattctctttctttctctcactATTTCTGATTTCTGCAGAATCCTCAAGAGAACTCTTCTTCCTTTTCTCCTCCCACAAGCCACCGCTCAAACGAATCAAAAATTTCTCGCCGGGAAGCAGAATGCTCTGTAATTGAAGCCAAAGATAAAGAAAGGTGAAAggagaaaattttgaaacctaCCATTTGGACTTAGTTTCTGAGTAAAGTTTCCCTTTCTCCTTCCCATGTCTTCTTTCTATTTCTCCCCAAATTCCCCCCCGCCCCCCTCCAAGTACCTATTCTGCTGTTCTATTCTGTTCTGGTTCTGTAACTAACTTCTGTCTTTCtgtcttcttctcttctcccttCTTCTATCGTCTTCTTCTTTTCTGTTCTTCATTCTATTGCTCTCCCTATTTATACGTACTCATTGCTGCTTATCAGACATTTATTACTGCTGTACTGTTTATTAccaaaaaaataaaccctaaataacAGCTGCTGCCCTCAAATTTTGTACACGACTTTCCAAGTCTCATTTCACAACACCATcatcaaacaaaatagaaaccCTCGAAAGGCCCTTCCTCAAAATTTCATCACCTTCCGATCAGCCATGTGGCACCTTGATGGAGAAAAGTCCCCCAGCTGTTTCCACTTCAAAATCCCTAGGCTCATGGGATTATTTCTGCACACTGCACCCGCCACTGGAGCAAGCACCCCTCAATCTATTACTACCCAAAAATTCACCACCGGAGGACCCTGATCAGTGGTGCACATGCCCCACATGCCAGAGATGCGCATGAGGAAAATTGTCAGTCTCTCCTGATTTTCCAATTTCATGAGAAATTGTTCCAGCTACAATATTTTGGGCTTTTCCTTGATATTTTAATCTGCAGCATGATATTTTGCTTCTTGACATGATATTGCAAGCAAGTGTAATAAATTTTATGCTTAAATCTAGAAATTGTCATTGCCAGCATCAAGAATCAGGTTTTATTGTTGCATTGTGAATTTTGTCTAAGTAAATTTGTTTCATTTCTGCACAATACTCAAGATCAAAGGTGAATTAAAGACCTGCAACAGAGTCCTACGATGTTAAGGGAGAGCATCCAACTTGCTTGTTGACACTGGAGGAGAAATAGGAAGATGGGGTGACAGGATTTATCACTAGAGCCCTATGGTAGTGATGGTTGGTCTCATGATTCCTTCGAGTGCCTTTTTCACCTAGGGTTGGAAGGAAGTGCTTCTAGAAGTGCTTCTACTGCGAAGGTACTAAAACCTAAAGATAGGCAAACTTAGTTCTTGAAAGTTGGGAGTCAAATTTGTGGTTTTATATGATTAGATTGAGAATTGTGGGCAATGGCCTATAGTGATTTATATTTgcagtatatatatgtataaatccaGCAACATGGTGACAGATTATTGGAAAAAGGAATGTCATTTGTCATACGTTAGGCACATTTTCAAGCTTTTTCATACCATTCTCTAAGTGCGTAGAAaatgtttgcaaaatcatcattggtGGAAGTTGCCCTTTGAATGCGATACCTATTAATGGGATCACTTAAATGCAACTTGATCTGGAACCTCACCTTGAACCTTTTTTATGAGATATCTTGGATTGATAACACTACTTTACATGTTTGTGAGAGATGTTTGGTTCCTATTCAAATGGGtgactattttgataatgtttggtgtgatatcatacccAGGAATATTGGCCACatactccttggttctccttaGTTGGATGATTTAGGTGTGACTTGAGGACATGAAAACAACATGCATTTCCTACAGTGTTAAGAAGATCAAAATTACTCAATTTGAAGACATTACAAGCATGGAAAtgcatgtgtttgaagacatccaaactctttcaaacattcctattgttGAATTTGTAATTGCCAATGTCTTCATTGATGCCCattctcaattcaagtctatAGTTCTGCCAATGGAACGTGATTTCTTGCATCACTCAGGCACCAGCTTTCAAAAAGTCCAAGTTTGCTTCGTACTTATGATcttccaacatttcaaaatttgaggccaATTTTTTTCAAACTGGGATAGGATTTGATGTAGTACATGAAGCCGGACCATAGGAACACCCTTGTAGATTCATTGACAAGAATTGGGTCAAAGGATTATTGGGTTTAATTAATAGTTTTTGTGTGTTTAGTTTggttagtataggattatgtgtatttgggggcttgtttgtgatatttgtgtattttagggttGTTTTTCTAATTTCATGTTGTTTAGGGGTACATGTGTAATTTCTTATATCATTGGCTTTCTTATTGAtggtgtgtgaaagccatgttgggGCTGGGGGTAGAATTGATGACACATTTGCTCTTTTCACCCCCACGAAGTGTATCTCCTTCTCCCCCAactcccccccccctccccccaccctgttcttccttctcttccccttcccttctctccccaatttcttctaatttctccctCTCTGTTGGCAGCAGATTCTTGGTGCTGAGCTGCTTTAGTAGTGGTTTGTAGAATAAATTGTAATAAAAAAACATgcatttaaaaaaagaaaattaaaagctTGATAGAACTAAGGAGTGTGTTTCTTCAAAGTACGGGACGGTGGCTGTCCCTTCCCAAGTATGCTTCTCACCGAAGTGATCTCACCATAGGTACTCATTATTTATGGTAAGTACAACATGCTGCACTTTTGGTGATTATTCATGGCAGCGATGATCTTATGGCTGGCAAAGAGATGACCTTTACTCTTCTTTTTCCCCAATCAGAAGCCCAAACTAGGCCTAGGCTACACAACAGGTGGTACACCACATATTCGCTTTTTATTACACCATGTGTAGAACTTTTAACCTCACACTACCAAAAGGCAAAAAAAAAGAATATGCACACTGGTCTCACAAGCTAAGCTTCAATAACTGTTGCATATTATGGTTTCCTTTATTATTATGCATTGTTTTTAATATACTTAAACCTCATCTTTGCATTTTATTTTGTGCCAGGAGTGAATGCTGATGATGTTCGGGTGACTGTAGCTGCACCGGCAGCCCGTGGGGAAGCTAACAATGAACTCCTGGAATTCATGGGCAAAGTATACTTTATATCCTTTGTTTGGCTACCGTGCTTGAGCCCACATCTTGGGTTGCTAATTTTGTAAACCATCAAACTAAACCTAAATATTATTACAATTGACTTAGGTGTTGGGTCTGAGATTGAGTCAGATGACTCTTCAGAGAGGCTGGAATAACAAATCAAAGCTCCTTGTGGTGAGTTAATCTTAtaagtttattatttttagttatttgtatgttatgaaaaagactaaaaatatgagatttatttgaaaaattagagttaacgaagttaagtttgcactaaaaaaatgaaaaataggaaAGCTATGGAACCAGATaaaatcccaattgaagtttggaaatgcttaggtgatgacggaattatatggttaactaatttatttaatacaattgtaaaaactaagataatgtcaaatgaatggaggaaaagtactttaatacctatatacaaaaacaaaggagatattcaaaattataataactatcgtgaaattaaacttatgagtcatacgatgaaaaactatgggaaatggtagttgaacaaagattaaggttagaaatgaaggtctcagaaaatctaTTTGGTTTtgtgcctgggagatctaccatagaagttatttatcttttaagaagattaatggaaaagtttagggaaaaaaagagagatttgcatatgatatttattgaccttgagaaagcatatgataggatacctagggaagttctatggtgagttttagaaaaaaaaagttgtttatagtaggtatactgatgtcattaaggatatgtacgatagagtaatgactaggaaaaactagagaattttcaatcaccataaGTGTACCTCAAGGATTGGccttgagtccttatctttttgctttaatgatggaccaaagtattcaaaaagaggttccatggtgtatgttgtttgcagatattgtattaattgacgaaattagggacgaaatagaggttgagttagaattatggagagaagttttagaatctagaggctttaggataagttgAAATAAGACggaatatattaaatgtaattttagtaatgatagaaggaatattggagacacagttaaacttgatgatgaagaaataaataacacatgtAGAtgtcgataccttggatctattatgcatgctgaaggagaaattgaagatgatgtaatgcatagagttaaagcaagttgggtaaaatggataagtgcttcaagtgtgctctgcgatcgtagaatacccttaaaattgaaagagaagttttataggaaaGCTAttagaccagctatgctatatggatcggaatgttgggcaacgaagaaacataatatccgaaaagtaaaagttgctgatgagaatgtttagatggatgagtggtataacattgaaatataaattaaggaatgaacatattcatggtaagttagatgtaactcctatagaagataagataagggagggacgactcagatggtattgacacttgcaacgtaggtcacatagtgcacctgtgaggaagagtgatttagttactatggggggcaatagaagggttAGGGGTAGAcgtaaaataacttgggaggagatagtgagtaaagatttaatatccttgaatctatcaaaaaaaatggttcatgatcacataaattggtggaaagggattcatatagccgaccccactagtgggactaaggcttggttttgtttgttGTTGTATGTTGTGTACCACTTTGTTTTGGTTTTCCAAGGAGATGGATTTGCAACTTCTGGTTTTAGTGAACTGCTAATATAAAGCTGCGAACATGGTTGGAAGTTATATTTCTGGATTCAGTAGTAAAAAATTATTGATGTCACTTTTTGCTACTTCAAGGAATCATGCTTACACCACGAATGCCATATCAAGTGTGGGCAGCAAATATATCAAATATCTTCTCCATTATTGAGGTAGAtaaatatatgatttttctgaagaACATATCATTATCTACTGATTTAACCGAGGGGAACCATATTTTATGAAACAAGTCAGTAAGATCATACTTGAAAAACTGATGCGACGGCCTAATTGACATAATGGTGCCCAATGCTTAAGGTTGTACATAGAAACATGGATTTCATGCCCTGGGTTTGGATCTGTGTATTTGCACAAAACTAAATACAATTTTGTACCATGCTTATTCAAGTCCACAACTCCCTGCACATTCAATGAAATTTCGATTGCAAATAGTTTTACCTTCTTGAATATCGTCAATTTTCTCACTCCTTTTGCACAGGATCATACACTCCACCActaagaaatatattttgaagggTTAACATATTGTGAATGGCTAGGGAATTTCTGAAGTTTTGAATATTTGTCTGGGAGTTGGCTCCTTTGAGttctgaatttttatttttatcctgCTAACTAGGGTGTCAATTGAATCAGGTGGAGGATTTATCTGCCAGACAGGTGTATGAGAAACTCTTGGAGGCTGTACAACCTTGAAAACTCAGTTATATGACCTTTTCTGTTTCTGTACGACCTTTTTTACAATCTTGTGCAATTATTAAATGAGTTGGTGCATTATTGTACTAATTCAACTTGATATACTTGGCAATGCATTGTCTGATTCCATTGCCATATTACCATTATGGTCCAATATTTTGTGGAATGACAAAAATGGGGGCATGTATTTTAAGTCTCGATAAGATTAAGATTAAGGCTTCGTTGTTGTTATTGTGGTTAAAATTGCTTAAAACAAGGATGGTTCCCTGCATAAGCAATTTTAGAGAAATCTGATTGTAAGGATTGTAAGGGATGACAATGCATTTATAAGGCTTTACTCAATCTCCAGATTAGCCACGAAAGATCATTTACTTGCCTATAGCAGCATGGATTTTATAACtttaatttaaatgtgtaaaTTTAGATAGAATATGATATAAAGATGGGACTCTTACTTTACGTATAAAGTAAAAACCcagtaaaaattaaaaattataaaggTTAATACTTATAAACCTAATAgaagttaaaattttgattaaatgaattttcatttttattcttcaatcAAGTAACAATTAACAATATTATTTGAgtgattaaaatataaaataaaaataattctcCTTAATGACTATATCTCGCATAAAACACAAAGAATAGTACAAATGCAAAAGAATATTTTATTATTCAAATGACattattttttaagaaatgaaattttaaagatttttttatattcataaaatcattttaatttaagtttaattaaaaattatgcaaaagaaattattttataaaaaagttAACGTTACACATTGATCAAGGCCCTATTTTCTggtagaaaaagaaaaatacaaagtTCTAAACTTTACTtttaatgtttttaaaaatatacaaaaattttTGCTTTTTTAGTAAAAACTATGCTATTTAAAACTACGACACTTTTAAACAATTAATGTTTatgtattgaaaaaaaaaaattttattaaaacaaAAATTCATTTCCAACCCTATTTGATGTAGAcagaaaatacaacaaaaaaaaagaGCATTTCTATATTACCTTTTTTCCCTCGTTCAAATAAGATCTTCTACCCTAAAGGAACCAATTAGCTAAAACGGAAGGAATTGGCATCCCAAATCTCAGCAAGGGGTTCTAAAAGtgggaaatgaaaattttcaaagtCAAATACATTATTCAAGAGAAATCAAAATATCAGGTAGTTTCCCACAGAACATCAATATAACGATTCCAGCTGCGGCATACTGTCAAGAACAACACTTGAATGGCTAAAGCAGACAGAAAACAATAAACCTAAAACAAGCACAACCTTTAGTCACATAACATGGCCATCATGCCACAGAAAAATCTACTGTAACCAAGCTAGGGTACTCCtcccccaaaaatccaaaaataaaatactttATAAATGATTCCATCAACTTTGAAATTAAACATCTGATGAAATGAAAAACCATGTcaaaaaagcaaaacaaaaatGTTCACATAGTAAACAGCACATGCGGCGCAACATCTTAGTAATTCTAAACCTTGCAGTTTCAGGAAGATGCGCCACTCCTTAGCGCTTGAGACTTCTTTCCTTTTCTAGGCGCCAGCTGGGTCTCAGGCTGCAGGAATCACAAAATATTCAACAACGTTAATTACTAAAATCCCAACTAGTACAACATCACAAATTTATACAAAACACCAACTTCCAACTTCAGGCAGTCattaaattttataaaacatTCTTTAGATTATTACCTCCTTCTTGACAGGTTCTTCCTTCTCAGACAAAATCAACTCAATGTGGCACGGAGATGACATGTAGGCTGCCAGAAGAAATATAAACATTATGGAAAGATGACACAAAAATGGGAATAAATTTTTGGAACAAGTGAGACTCACGGTTGATTCTTCCATGGGCACGGTATGTGCGACGCCTCTGCTTCTGGGCTTGGTTTACCTGGATGTGAGATACATGAAGGGAATCCACATCCAAACCTTTCACCTACAGAACAGGTAGGTATCAACACATTCAGTTAAGAGGCTAAAAACTTGAAGCTTAACATAACAAAATTAACAGCTAAAAGCATACATACATCTGCATTACTCTCAGCATTCTTGAGTAAATCAAGAATAAACTTTGCAGATTTAACAGGCCAGCGTCCTTGACCATTCGAATGGCGGTTTTTTGCCTGAGCAGTTCGCCCAACACCACCACAAAACCGTCGGAATGGAATGGCTTGCTTGTGGGCCAAGACATCCTCCAAATACCTTTTAGCCTTGCCCAAAGGCAACTTTCTAATTGCATGGGCAGTCTCCCGTGTATTCTGAGTAGAGCATATAAAAAACAATATTTATAAATGGAATGCATTAGACTTTAAAGCACATGAAAATTTATTGATATCTAAACCACCAATCTAAAACACCCCCATGCCAGGGGACTTAGTTACATAACACAAATCACCCTTTCCTAcaaactgatataattaaaaaacACATAATATTTCAATGCAATTGGTTCCCTGTGCAGAAACAAAAATGTTTAGTTAAAATGTTTCATTATTTACTGAACCTTACTGTTACAACAGGTCAGAGGTTCACCCAATAACAATGACAGGTACTTTCCCTGAAGTTTACGAGAGACTCACTCACAAAAGGCAATGAGTCCCTGCTTTTTTCATCAGGTTCAATTCTAAACATAAACCACAATCTAATTGATCAATATCTGTCCCCAAAACCACCATAAAGATGAAGATTCAAAAGTTGGAGACTTGCTCATATTATATTAGCATGTTAAATATGGTATCGAGTACTTCATTTCTGCTTGATTTCATGATTGGCAAATTGACGGCAATCTTCAAGgctaatatattaaaaaatacatACTTATCAAAAACTGTTATCTGCATTTAATACTATTCTCCTGCTTCTCACTCTTAAATTTCTGCttttttgcaaaaattaaaagtcAAAATGGGACAGTATTTACTGAATCTTTCTGCCACTAACAACAGTTCAAAGGTTCACCCAATAACAAAGTTCAGTACTTTCACTTATGTTTCGAAGAGATCCATTCACAAAGGCAATGAGTCCTTACTTTCTTTCATCAGGTTAAATATTAAGCATAAACCACAACTATAATTGTTCAATTGCCATCCCAAAACAGCTATTAAGATAATGGTTCAAAAATTGGAGACTGGACATCTTATTAATTACATATTAAACATGGTAATCAATAATGGCTTTTAATTTCATCTCCAGAAGATTTTGTGATTGGAAAATTGGAAGCAACCTTCAAGGCTAATAGAAAATGCAAAGATACTCCTCAAAATATGTTATATCCCCAATCGGCAGTACTTCACTGGTTACAATGccttttttagtattttttctctttttgtatttttttcctaggaaaaatcttgattaaatttttattttttgaagaaaatttgaTTAGTTTTGCTTCTAGTCTTTAACATATTAAACCAGAAAACAGGCCTTTAGAAGTTgcataatatgaaaataatttttttttttttaaattaacattaatgTGGAGCTGTAGCTGTTAAAATGTGACATCATTTACTGAACCTTGCTGCCACTAAAAAAAAGTTCAGAGGTTCACCCAATAACAATGTTAGGTACTTTCCCTGAAGTTTACGAAAGACCCATTCACAGAGGCAATGAGTCCCTGCTTTTTTCATCAGGTTCAATATAAACCACAATGTAATTAATCAAAAGCTACTCCTAAAACCAGTAGAAAGATGATAGTTCGAAAGTAGGGAGGCTTGCACATCTTAATGTCTTTCATAAGACAATTAGCATCAAAGCAAGTGATgactttcaatttcatttccaGTTGATTTCATGATTGACAAATTGGCAGCAAACTTCTAGTCTAACAAAGAACACAAAGAAACAACACAAAATATGTCATATCCAAGTTATAATTCTTCCCCTGCTAATTTGTTCAACTTATTTTTTCCTTAGGCAAAGAAACAGACTGGCATTATCATTTATTCTTGTGTCTCTCGTCTAATTTTAAGAGGGTTGAGATATCTACAATATAGTTTTCAGTTAACGTATCTCTTTTTGTCTCACTCAGACCTAAGGCAGTTTGAAAACACTTAGTGAGGTGCAAATGTTAACTATTTGCAAAAAGAAATCTcctcactgtagataacaaagtTGTGTGCATTTTAATGAGGCAACCAGCAAAATTCAATCCAAGGAAAAAAACTCCCAACTATAAAATCCTAATAGCATAAAAATTAGTAACAGCTTCAAAAACAGTAACAATGTGTCATTGTTTACTGAACCTTCTTTCATTTTAACATTTCCAGAGGCTCACCCAAAAACAATGAAAATACTTTCCCTGATGTTTACGAGGGGGCCACTCACTAATGATAATAACTCCCTGCTTTTTTCATCAGGCTTAACAATAAGGAGGGATCACAATTATgataattttcataaattataAACCCTTTGATGCAAGTATATCTAAGACAATTGTGACAGGGGTACCCGCTACAAAGAACATTTAAAAGGTGACAAAAAGAAAGCACACAGAAACGTAGAGCACGCATTCACAATCATATGATACAAAGGAAAAATTGCATCAAATACCTTAAAATGAACTCGAAGATCGGAACCCCTTGCTTTGCAGGCTGAAATATTCACAACAAACACAAAATAAATCACTTTTCAATGACAGAAATTCTAAAAACCATATCGTCAGTTCAATGGCtgagaaatggaaataaaaaataacaaggGGGTGAGATCAAGGATCAAGATCCCCGAGAGATCCTCTTTTGAGGAGTTGAAAATTTGTCTCTGCAACCAACTGGAGTGTATTTGTGGAGTTTTGACTTAGTATCGGGGGAAAAGAACTTAAAAATGTCATTTATATTAGGCTCAATTGAAAGAAAAAAGTGCATTTTTCATCTAGTTTCCACGATTTCTCAGCAACCAAAAGGAATGTGTTTATAGCAACAAATAAAAACTACTATCGACACACCTACAGAAACAGCAGCCGCAAAagaaacaaatatatttttttttttttaaatgtgtagGATCTATACATACACTTCGTGGGGTTGTCTGGCTCCCTCGAATACTTCACCTAGAACATCAACATAGCGCACACCataaggaaaaaattaaaaatcgaaATCGAAACCAAAATCACAGTGCGTGtgtgcgtgagagagagagagagagagagagagagagagagagaggaatggtTCAGCGATTAACAGATCAACCAACCatggctgctgctgctgctgctgctgtgctGCTGATGATGATAATGCTCCGCCCACAGCCAAGTGAAAAATGGGAGAGGGGATTGCGCAGTATATAAGAGAAGGAAACCCTAACGATGGCGTCGGCTGCTAGGGTTTTGAGCGTTAGTATTGGGCTTGGCCAGTGGGTTTCTTATGTGACCCAGCCCAGCTTTCTTATGGGCATTCTCTGGAGTCGTGGGCTCGTGGGCCGAGCTGGGGTCCTGCCAACCCCTCCCCATTTTTTCCTTTGTAtgaaatttctttcttctttgattttttaaaaaaaatttaacaatttgttttttaattttttaaagcttCTTATGCTGATACAAACATTTTTAAAGTAAATTAATCTAAAAAAAGGAcgcttaaatttaaattttgaagctTAAACTATACCTAAAGTGATCTCATAATTGTTGAATTTGAGTTTCGGTTGAttgtgattttttgaaaattaaaatttaatgtaGATTCAATTGATTAAGTTCAATTTCGTTATAACATAAACTAAAGtgttataaaattaaaataatcaatataatattaaataaggTAAAAGACATTGATGTCctaaattttgataataaaaagaaaaaaaaaatggaaaaaatatgaCTTCCCTAAACTCTCAAAAATTCTAATGTCcttccctaaggtttcaaaatttcacaaacctcccttgagatttgtGAAAAAGACACTATCATTTCCTTGTATTTGTTAAAAGGCAATTTTTTTAATAGGTGTAAGTGTccaaaaaatcaaatatcaagggAGGTGTGTAGAAATTCTGAAACTTCACAAAAGGTTCGTGGGATTTTGAAAATCTCATGAGAGATCAGTATCTTTTTACTAAATTTTAAGAGAGGTCAGTGTTTTTTGTCCTATCAAATATGTGAATTAATTTTTAACATACATAATAAacttatcaattttttttttactttttagatatttcATAACTTCAATTCGTATGAGTTCTTTAGACTTTCTATAGTATCaactttttttttactttttggatatttcaTAACTTCAATTCATATGAGTTCTTTAGACTTTCTAATATAGTATCAAACTAAGAGAGGTCATAATTAATCCCACAACTGAAAAACAAAGAGAATAGTTTGGGAATGATTTTCTTATTCATTGGATTATAATTCTGACTTACACTGATTCCTAGTTATAGAAATTACAAGGGTTCTAGACTATGAAAATAATCACTAATTAGTTTACCTAATA
This window contains:
- the LOC131160553 gene encoding large ribosomal subunit protein uL22y — its product is MVKYSREPDNPTKSCKARGSDLRVHFKNTRETAHAIRKLPLGKAKRYLEDVLAHKQAIPFRRFCGGVGRTAQAKNRHSNGQGRWPVKSAKFILDLLKNAESNADVKGLDVDSLHVSHIQVNQAQKQRRRTYRAHGRINPYMSSPCHIELILSEKEEPVKKEPETQLAPRKGKKSQALRSGASS